AGTGAAAGACGAGTCCGCGGCGCCTTCCCTCCTGGCAGGGGAGGGGGAACTCACCTCTTCACATGCCTCAGTGTAGTCCATGTAGGCCGGCATAAGGCGCAGCCGTTGCTGGCACGGCGCCCCCTCTCACGCTCCTTCCCTTACCAGATCGTCCCCGCCTCTCTCCTCTCCCGGTAGTCCGACAAAATCTTCTCGTGATCGAAACAGATCGGGCTCGGCAGGTTGTCGAGCTGAAAGACGCCGAATTCCGCTGCGTCGTCCCCCGCCTTCGGAGTGCCGCTGCACTTCACCACGTAGACGGTGGAGATGGCGTGGAAGCGGGTATCCCTGGCCGGATCCGAATAGCACCCAAGGAGCTTCATCTGCGTCACCTTCAACGCCGTCTCCTCCTCGCACTCGCGAACCGCAGCAGCCTCCAGCGACTCGCCGTAGTCGACGAACCCGCCGGGGAGGGCCCAGCCGAAAGGTTCGTTCCTGCGCTTTATAAGGACGATCCCCTCCGGGAGCTCGATGAGGACGTCGACTGTGGGGAAAGGATTGCTGTAGGACCTTACCTTTTCACCGCAGGAGGGGCAGGAGAGGTAATCGTATGACATGAGGGGCCTCCTTCTTTCTCACATTCGGGCGCGGCACCTTTGGAAGAGGCGGCACCGTCTGCAGCATCGCAAACGGGAGAGATTGTACCAGCCAAAGCTCCTCCAGCGAGGCGCGGGCACAAAAAAAGGGGAGGAAAAAATTCCTCCCCTTCGGGACTTCGAGGCAGCCCGGTTACTTCTTCTTTTTGGAACCGGCAGCTTTCTTGGATGCTTTGAGCGGGTTGATCTTCGCATCCTCGGTCTTGATTTCTGCTTTCACGTGCGTGGCGAAGTTGCAAAGACCGCCGCTCCATTTCTTCTCCGGAGCAGGGTAGCTACCGCAAACTTTCCCGATCTGGGTTTCAACGACCCTCTCGCACCCCTCGCAGTTTTCCACGATTACCTGGCATGCACCTTCGGTGAATACGCAACCATTCTTACCCATGAAAGTACACTCGGTACCGGGAAGCACTGTTTGACACTGCATGATAAACCTCCTGTATAAATCCGCGTAGTTGCTTAAACCTCGGTTACTCTAACAATTTTAAAAGAAAAATGTCAACACCAAAAAGTTCACCGAAAAGCCACTTTTTTCCCCTTCTCCTTGACTCGGCAAAACGTATGCTTTAACCTTTAGCAGTTCTTTATCCTGCCTGCTCCCGCCGCTTCTGGCGCGCGTCTACAGTTATCGAGCGACAATTTCCACTGCGGGAGACGGCTGTATTTCTAATAAGGAGGCTATCATGCAGCGTATTACCTTCGGCACTTCCGGCTGGCGCGGCATCATCTGTGAGGACTTCATTTTCGAGAACGTGAAAGTGGTCACCCAGGCCATTGCAGATAACGTGAAGGCGAGCGGCGAGGCGGAGAAAGGGATCATCGTGGGGTATGATTCCCGTTTCATGGGGGAGCAGTTCGCCCGTCAGGCTGCGCGGGTTCTGACCGGCGCCGGCGTGAAGACCTTTCTCCTCACCCGCGACACCCCGACGCCGGTGATCTCCTTCGAGATCCTCCGGCGCAGTGCGGCCGGCGCCATAAACTTCACCGCCAGCCACAACCCCCCCGAGTACAACGGCATCAAGTTCTCCCCCTCCTGGGGGGGGCCGGCGCTCCCCCAGACCACGAAGGACATCGAGCGGCGCGCGAACGAGATGATGGGGGAGGTGTGCTATAGCGAGTGCCCCCTCGACGAGGCGCTGCAGAAGGGGCTCCTCGTGGAGATCGACCCGATGGGGGAGTATCTGAAGGATCTCTCCACGAAGGTCGATTTCGCAAAGATTGCGAAGCTGAAGTCGGTGGCGGTAAATCCGCTGTACGGGACCGCCCGCGGGTACCTCGCGGAGCCGCTGCGGGACCACGGCGTGAAGGTGGTGCAGATAAACGACAGGCGCGACCCCTACTTCGGCGGGTTCCCCCCCGAGCCGTCGGAGAAGTACATCCAGGACTTCATCACCCTGGTAAAGAACGATCCCTCCATCGAGCTCGGCATCGCCACGGACGGGGACGCGGACCGCTTCGGCATCATCGACGCCGACGGCAGCTTCATCGAGCCGAACTACATCATCGCCCTCCTTCTCGATTACCTCGTCCGGGTGCGCGGTCTTAAAGGGGGCGTTGCCCGCAGCGTCGCCACCTCCCACCTCATTGACGCGGTGGCGAAGAGCCACGGTGTGGAGGTCTTCGAGA
The DNA window shown above is from Geomonas sp. RF6 and carries:
- a CDS encoding NUDIX domain-containing protein; amino-acid sequence: MSYDYLSCPSCGEKVRSYSNPFPTVDVLIELPEGIVLIKRRNEPFGWALPGGFVDYGESLEAAAVRECEEETALKVTQMKLLGCYSDPARDTRFHAISTVYVVKCSGTPKAGDDAAEFGVFQLDNLPSPICFDHEKILSDYRERREAGTIW
- a CDS encoding PxxKW family cysteine-rich protein yields the protein MQCQTVLPGTECTFMGKNGCVFTEGACQVIVENCEGCERVVETQIGKVCGSYPAPEKKWSGGLCNFATHVKAEIKTEDAKINPLKASKKAAGSKKKK
- a CDS encoding phosphoglucomutase/phosphomannomutase family protein, producing MQRITFGTSGWRGIICEDFIFENVKVVTQAIADNVKASGEAEKGIIVGYDSRFMGEQFARQAARVLTGAGVKTFLLTRDTPTPVISFEILRRSAAGAINFTASHNPPEYNGIKFSPSWGGPALPQTTKDIERRANEMMGEVCYSECPLDEALQKGLLVEIDPMGEYLKDLSTKVDFAKIAKLKSVAVNPLYGTARGYLAEPLRDHGVKVVQINDRRDPYFGGFPPEPSEKYIQDFITLVKNDPSIELGIATDGDADRFGIIDADGSFIEPNYIIALLLDYLVRVRGLKGGVARSVATSHLIDAVAKSHGVEVFETPVGFKYVGELISQDRIIIGGEESAGLSIKGHVPEKDGILACLLVAEMVAHEGIGVKALLERLYEKVGRYLTRRVNIVLSPELEAAFPERIAATPESFAGMKVQELVTIDGNKFILEDGSWLLFRKSGTEPVVRLYCEASSDERLQALVAAGREFILGNG